One Oryza glaberrima chromosome 11, OglaRS2, whole genome shotgun sequence genomic region harbors:
- the LOC127754750 gene encoding uncharacterized protein At1g10890, which produces MPRDLSRSPPPRRRRRRSPSPPRYHRGVRRACRDRSPSRGSRSPYRSSYRRKSPSPSPRRRISRSPSPRRHKSRSPSQRHYRRKRSRSVTSSPITKSQSPPVARGPAENKNIVDKQRLEEEKKRCQKEVELRLLEEETAKRVEQAIRKQVEESLNSEEIKHEIQRRIEVGRKRIHEEVLVQIEKEKEAALVEAQHKAERERKEREELEKKLEEEQKKAEEAQMKEAMEQQQKELERYQELERLQKEREEAMKRKQMEEEQQKQSQMKLLGKNKSRPKLSFALGMK; this is translated from the exons ATGCCGCGCGACCtgtcgcggtcgccgccgccgcgccggcggcggcggcgctcgccgtcgccgccgcggtacCACCGGGGAGTACGCAGGGCGTGCAGGGACCGCAGCCCCAGCCGCGGCAGCAGGTCCCCGTATCGCTCCTCCTATAG AAGGAAGAGCCCTTCACCTTCCCCAAGACGGCGCATTAGTCGTTCTCCATCTCCCAGGCGACATAAAAGTCGGTCTCCATCGCAAAGACACTACAGAAGAAAGAGAAGTCGGAGTGTCACTAGCTCTCCGATTACCAAATCTCAAAGTCCTCCTGTTGCGCGTGGGCCAGCAGAGAATAAGAATATTGTTGATAAGCAAAGgctagaagaagaaaagaaaag GTGCCAAAAAGAAGTTGAGCTCAGACTATTAGAGGAGGAAACTGCAAAAAGAGTTGAGCAAGCTATTAGGAAACAAGTTGAAGAGAGTTTGAATTCTGAGGAAATCAAACATGAAATACAAAGACGGATTGAGGTAGGGCGAAAGAGGATACATGAGGAGGTATTAGTCCAAattgagaaagaaaaggaggcaGCCCTGGTTGAAGCTCAGCACAAAGCG GAACGCGAAAGGAAAGAGCGGGAGGAGCTAGAGAAAAAGCTCGAGGAAGAGCAGAAGAAAGCCGAGGAGGCTCAGATGAAGGAAGcaatggagcagcagcagaaagaGCTGGAGCGGTACCAGGAGCTGGAGAGGCTccagaaagagagggaggaagccATGAAGCGGAAGCAGATGGAGGAAGAGCAGCAGAAGCAGAGCCAGATGAAGCTGCTGGGCAAGAACAAGTCGCGCCCGAAGCTGTCGTTCGCGCTTGGGATGAAGTAG